The Ascaphus truei isolate aAscTru1 chromosome 3, aAscTru1.hap1, whole genome shotgun sequence genome includes a region encoding these proteins:
- the LOC142490562 gene encoding uncharacterized protein LOC142490562, giving the protein MEQVSSPGSASSTLLEEHHGDEDDEYDEDDATEETEIQSCDHEEVPIETVVPPNRPSTSTYDAIVASEGKIVDAENRRHSDMMTVLERMIGLQEETVSQLAHLHRVFIEVPKQLQKINTSFEALVVQQTQANYWRMTNVPQFNTSQPGSVHAGQFSPHSSDIHSPGPNVTGQVADIAVQVPDDILPLPSVQIQQQTPTKEATKTKQDTHETDQPSLVQCLPTCSHVSLGTSPVREQSLPKSPVGESLPKSPVGESLPKSPVGESLPKSPVGESLPKSPVGRGQFILLF; this is encoded by the exons atggaacaagtgtcttcacctgggtcagccagctcaacactactagaag aacatcatggtgatgaggatgatgagtatgatgaggatgacgccacagaagagactgaaatacaatcatgtgaccatgaagaggtgccaatagaaactgttgtaccgccaaatcgtccatcaacttccacatacgatgcaattgtagcttcagagggaaaaatagtggacgcagaaaatcgtcgccattcagacatgatgacagtgctggaaaggatgattggactgcaggaagaaacagtatcacaattggcacatctccacagagtcttcattgaagtgcctaaacagttgcaaaaaatcaacacctcattcgaagcattagttgttcagcaaacacaagctaattactggagaatgactaatgtaccacaattcaacacctcccagccaggatctgttcatgcaggtcagttttcaccacattcatctgatattcattcaccaggcccaaatgttaccggtcaagtagcagacattgctgtgcaggttcctgatgacatcctaccgctgccatctgtacaaattcagcagcagacacctacaaaggaggcgacaaaaacaaaacaagacacacatgaaacagaccaaccatcacttgtgcagtgtctaccaacttgctcacatgtgtcactgggcacaagccctgtccgtgaacagtcactacccaaaagccctgtaggtgagtcgctgcccaaaagccctgtaggtgaatcgctgcccaaaagccctgtaggtgaatcgctgcccaaaagccctgtaggtgaatcactgcccaaaagccctgtag GTAGGGGGCAATTCATTCTGTTGTTCTAA